The following are encoded together in the Aciduricibacillus chroicocephali genome:
- a CDS encoding vWA domain-containing protein — protein MKKGTLKQILLITDGCSNTGEDPKATAALASQQGLTINVIGIMEDGRDNPESLREVEEIALAGGGMSRIVYQETLARTVQMVTRQAMTHTIQGFINKELEQILGKGQTVEDLAPEKRGEVMEVVEEMGETCGLEVLVLVDTSASMRNKLETVKDSLIDLSISLGSRIGENRFSIYQFPGECEEVEKIFDWSPNLNAIAEIFPKLKTGGITPTGPAIREAMYEFGKLSLSRNVRDDAWRIEEA, from the coding sequence GTGAAAAAAGGTACTCTGAAGCAGATTTTGCTTATTACAGATGGCTGTTCCAATACAGGTGAGGATCCAAAAGCGACAGCGGCTCTTGCAAGTCAGCAAGGGCTGACAATCAATGTGATCGGAATTATGGAAGATGGCCGAGACAATCCTGAGAGCTTGCGGGAAGTGGAGGAGATTGCACTTGCCGGTGGCGGTATGAGTCGTATTGTCTACCAGGAAACGCTTGCCCGCACTGTTCAAATGGTGACGAGACAGGCGATGACACATACAATTCAGGGCTTTATTAACAAGGAGCTTGAGCAGATTCTCGGGAAAGGCCAGACAGTTGAGGACCTGGCTCCGGAGAAACGCGGAGAAGTCATGGAAGTTGTAGAGGAAATGGGCGAGACGTGCGGACTTGAAGTACTTGTTTTGGTCGATACAAGCGCAAGTATGCGGAACAAACTGGAGACAGTAAAGGACTCACTGATTGATCTATCTATCAGTCTTGGTTCACGTATTGGCGAAAATCGCTTTAGCATTTATCAATTCCCTGGTGAGTGTGAGGAAGTTGAGAAGATTTTTGACTGGTCACCGAATTTAAACGCTATAGCGGAGATTTTCCCGAAGTTAAAGACGGGCGGTATCACACCGACAGGGCCTGCAATCCGAGAGGCGATGTATGAATTCGGCAAGCTGAGCCTGTCAAGGAATGTGAGAGACGATGCATGGCGCATTGAAGAAGCATGA
- a CDS encoding protein kinase domain-containing protein, translating to MHGALKKHDLLIRSGTVISGKWHGGNYSIRRKLGEGAVGTVYLCEKSGREYALKMSDDGSSMTTEVNVLKSLDKVQVQQLGPCLLDVDDWQSPDGTNYSFYVMEYIQGQSLDQYLRKNGSEWVGVFLLQLLGNLGQLHKEGWVFGDLKLDNLLVSPSPARLRWVDVGGVTKIGRSIKEYTEFTDRGYWGLGSRKAEPSYDLFAVVMLFLNLFHPRRFGRSANNERLICMKIDEVKVFTPYSHCFKKAIRGKYGSSEEMRREVAEAMRKRRSGKKQKLVQNSKRPRTRRVNRQVEPVRLVEGGSIIAAAALFYVISLLL from the coding sequence ATGCATGGCGCATTGAAGAAGCATGATCTGCTGATCCGTAGTGGAACAGTGATTTCGGGCAAATGGCATGGCGGTAACTATTCCATTCGGCGCAAGCTTGGTGAAGGGGCAGTCGGTACAGTTTATCTCTGTGAAAAAAGTGGCCGTGAGTATGCCTTGAAAATGAGTGATGATGGCAGCTCCATGACGACAGAGGTGAACGTGCTCAAGTCACTTGATAAGGTCCAGGTGCAGCAGCTTGGACCTTGTTTGCTCGATGTAGATGACTGGCAGTCTCCTGATGGAACGAATTATTCATTTTATGTGATGGAGTACATACAAGGACAATCGCTTGACCAGTATTTGCGCAAGAATGGGAGCGAGTGGGTAGGAGTCTTTCTGCTCCAGCTTCTTGGAAATCTTGGGCAGCTTCATAAAGAAGGTTGGGTATTTGGAGATCTGAAGCTCGATAATTTGCTCGTATCCCCTTCGCCTGCACGTCTCCGCTGGGTTGATGTTGGCGGGGTCACAAAAATAGGCCGCTCCATCAAAGAGTATACGGAATTTACAGATCGCGGCTATTGGGGGCTTGGTTCACGCAAGGCGGAGCCCTCCTATGATTTGTTTGCGGTTGTCATGCTGTTCCTCAATTTGTTCCATCCTCGAAGATTCGGAAGAAGTGCAAACAATGAGCGGCTCATTTGTATGAAGATTGATGAGGTGAAAGTATTTACCCCTTACAGCCACTGTTTTAAAAAAGCAATCAGGGGGAAATACGGTTCCAGCGAAGAGATGCGGCGTGAAGTTGCTGAAGCAATGAGGAAAAGGCGCTCGGGCAAAAAACAGAAACTAGTACAAAATTCAAAACGTCCGCGTACAAGACGAGTAAACAGGCAAGTTGAGCCTGTGCGTCTTGTTGAAGGCGGCAGTATCATTGCTGCGGCTGCACTTTTTTATGTGATTTCTCTGCTTCTGTAG
- the tilS gene encoding tRNA lysidine(34) synthetase TilS, giving the protein MKAVKAFIQKHQLLKKGSTVLVGVSGGPDSMALLHYLVSIGKDWELELVALTVDHQLRGDESAADADYVESRCQDWGIRCERASVDVKSYKKERGIGTQTAARELRYRFFQKQMELYKADYLALGHHGDDQAETMLMQFTRSADPSAVAGIPAKRPFACGHIIRPFLAIDREMIESYCRTESIIPRLDPSNEDTGYTRNYFRKLVIPLLKEKNPNIHVTMQNMSERMQENASFLREAAEERLLKFLELDKKNASASFPSSVFQACPIALQRQMYQLILNYLYKKQPDQLSYLHETEFFKLLEGNRSNALLDFPNGLQVKKSYDRISLSFNKKEGDQSFEFRLEVPGRVQLPNGAFIEAFLSDQAVQDTYSFSLQVTSAMLPFTIRNRRAGDRMNWQGLNGSRKLKDLFIDEKIPREKRDCWPVITDASGRILWLPGLRKAVMPAEGEGNMVCLKYID; this is encoded by the coding sequence ATGAAGGCAGTAAAGGCATTTATTCAAAAACATCAGCTGCTCAAAAAGGGATCGACTGTACTTGTTGGCGTATCCGGTGGTCCTGATTCGATGGCGCTGCTTCATTACCTTGTTAGCATCGGCAAAGATTGGGAGCTTGAATTGGTTGCACTTACCGTTGATCATCAACTGCGCGGTGATGAGTCTGCAGCAGATGCTGATTATGTGGAATCAAGGTGCCAAGATTGGGGCATCCGCTGTGAACGAGCAAGTGTTGATGTCAAGTCATATAAGAAAGAGCGCGGCATCGGTACGCAGACAGCGGCCCGGGAGCTGCGCTATCGGTTTTTTCAGAAACAGATGGAATTGTATAAGGCTGATTATTTGGCCCTTGGCCATCATGGAGATGATCAGGCGGAGACGATGCTCATGCAATTCACACGGTCTGCCGATCCATCAGCCGTAGCGGGCATTCCAGCAAAGCGGCCTTTCGCTTGCGGGCACATCATCCGTCCTTTTCTTGCAATTGATAGGGAAATGATTGAATCTTATTGCAGAACGGAAAGCATTATACCGAGGCTCGATCCGTCAAACGAAGATACTGGCTATACCCGCAATTATTTCAGGAAACTTGTAATTCCATTACTAAAAGAGAAAAATCCAAATATACATGTAACAATGCAGAACATGAGTGAACGGATGCAAGAAAATGCCAGCTTCCTGAGAGAAGCTGCGGAAGAGAGGCTTTTAAAGTTCCTTGAATTGGACAAAAAGAACGCTTCAGCATCATTTCCTAGTTCGGTATTTCAAGCATGCCCCATTGCTTTACAAAGACAGATGTATCAACTAATATTAAACTATCTGTACAAAAAACAGCCTGACCAGCTTTCTTATCTGCATGAAACGGAGTTCTTCAAACTGCTTGAAGGCAATAGGAGCAACGCTTTGCTTGACTTCCCTAATGGGTTGCAAGTTAAGAAATCTTATGACCGTATTTCCTTATCCTTTAATAAGAAAGAAGGGGACCAGTCATTTGAATTCCGGCTTGAAGTGCCAGGTAGGGTTCAGCTTCCGAACGGGGCTTTTATAGAGGCTTTCCTTTCAGACCAAGCGGTTCAGGATACATATTCATTTTCACTGCAGGTGACGTCTGCTATGTTGCCGTTCACCATAAGAAACCGGCGCGCCGGTGACAGGATGAACTGGCAGGGGCTCAATGGGTCAAGGAAGCTAAAGGATCTCTTTATTGATGAGAAAATCCCTAGAGAAAAGAGAGATTGCTGGCCTGTCATCACAGATGCATCAGGCAGGATACTCTGGCTTCCCGGATTGCGGAAAGCTGTAATGCCGGCAGAAGGCGAAGGCAATATGGTTTGTTTGAAGTACATTGACTGA